The genomic interval TCCTGCATCTCGGGGGACACTGGGCGAGGCTTCATGATTCCGCGAGGCTCCCGAACCTTGGTGGTTGACGGCTCGGAGGACGACGCCGCCGTCGCGGAGGTCACGGCTCGCACCAAGCGCAGGTTAGCCGGATGAGGGGAAACGCGGAGAGACGGTGAGCTGCGGAACGGCGCCGTTTTGGCGCAGAGGAAGGAGGTAGAGAAGATTCCAGTGGAAAGAGccatcgtcgtcgtcgtcgttgTTGTGAGGTGGTGGATTTTGGGAAGACTAGAGGTTTTGCGTTATCCGTGTCTGAGGGC from Raphanus sativus cultivar WK10039 unplaced genomic scaffold, ASM80110v3 Scaffold3048, whole genome shotgun sequence carries:
- the LOC108824796 gene encoding upstream activation factor subunit UAF30; this translates as MALSTGIFSTSFLCAKTAPFRSSPSLRVSPHPANLRLVRAVTSATAASSSEPSTTKVREPRGIMKPRPVSPEMQDVVGEPVIPRTQALKRIWAYIKERDLQDPQDKKVIICDEKLKKIFAGKDRVGFLEIAKLIGPHFL